One window from the genome of Natronomonas pharaonis DSM 2160 encodes:
- a CDS encoding rad50 ATPase, whose amino-acid sequence MDEGTEATLNVDEDGVTVRKAVAADGRVRLEIASERDALVTLRLTDPALDSRPESDIQFHTDYGAEHWVVGDAPVFEREFEPGEQYTVLYRVPDADPESLTTEPELSVADGPDLDSLVDRARSDALREFVGGERDSLPAADEAEAADDTADGSTAGSPDEMGAAQPASEDTSDTESTAADPAPTAGAEADAGPEPPTDADAVDDEASGLAAAERDLLETTDDVPAEEAADEPSTLEAETPSADADAVDAAESDDEAASEPTAGGDEPAAADVASAPEATEPAAETAGDEAADADTGADEPTAAAADIDSPADEADTSSSTADSAAAPADEVDDEASDTSPPVADTTPEAELDDALDEAAVADDTGRQDTPEAGEAASGGDSPDTEAAGSDDSATDAAGSPAGAPGGLAAPSGGIARVLLKELQEGYVTDETLSALRTKLGARGSRSQEVRIDHLQSEVSDFAAYADTLEAFIDQHGTLDSVVEDLNSELSSLDDRTQALDSAVDELSETVAPLTDVEEDIESLTSNQNAIEATVDDLQADHEAVVDDVDAVETAQSELSETVESVASEQSELSETVDSVASEQSELSETVESVASEQSELSETVESVATEQSELSETVESVATEQSELSATVESLEAGQSALDATVESIDEEQSALASEVNAVSDEQSELTAELTSVKDGQSELASEIESVRDSYMDLESTIGTDLEEIRAVQSDLEANIDAVADTQTDLESKFDRLEGELEEIHDRLDELESFKEQLSGAFQGGDT is encoded by the coding sequence ATGGACGAGGGGACAGAAGCCACACTGAACGTCGATGAAGACGGCGTCACCGTCCGGAAGGCGGTCGCCGCCGACGGCCGAGTACGGCTCGAAATCGCGTCGGAGCGCGACGCGCTCGTAACACTCCGGCTGACGGACCCCGCGCTCGATTCACGCCCCGAGTCGGACATCCAGTTCCACACCGACTACGGGGCCGAACACTGGGTCGTCGGCGACGCCCCGGTGTTCGAACGGGAGTTCGAGCCCGGCGAACAGTATACGGTCCTCTATCGGGTCCCCGACGCGGACCCCGAGTCGCTGACGACGGAGCCGGAGCTATCAGTTGCGGACGGTCCGGACCTCGACAGCCTCGTTGACCGCGCCCGCTCCGATGCGCTCCGGGAGTTCGTCGGTGGTGAGCGCGACTCGCTGCCGGCCGCCGACGAGGCCGAAGCGGCTGACGACACGGCCGACGGCTCGACCGCTGGCTCGCCCGATGAGATGGGAGCGGCACAGCCTGCCTCAGAGGACACCTCTGACACGGAGTCGACGGCCGCCGACCCAGCACCAACGGCCGGGGCGGAAGCCGACGCCGGCCCGGAGCCGCCGACCGACGCGGATGCGGTCGACGACGAGGCAAGCGGTCTTGCAGCCGCTGAACGGGACCTGCTTGAGACGACGGACGACGTACCCGCCGAGGAAGCAGCCGACGAGCCGTCCACACTCGAAGCGGAGACACCGTCGGCCGACGCGGATGCGGTCGACGCCGCCGAAAGCGATGACGAAGCCGCCAGTGAGCCTACAGCCGGTGGCGACGAGCCGGCTGCGGCGGATGTAGCGTCGGCCCCCGAAGCGACTGAGCCGGCTGCCGAAACGGCAGGCGACGAGGCTGCTGATGCCGACACGGGCGCCGACGAGCCGACTGCGGCCGCTGCGGACATCGACTCGCCGGCTGACGAGGCGGATACGTCGTCGTCGACAGCCGACAGCGCGGCCGCCCCGGCTGACGAAGTCGACGACGAAGCCAGCGATACCAGCCCGCCAGTTGCCGACACGACGCCGGAGGCGGAACTGGATGATGCACTGGATGAAGCGGCCGTAGCTGACGATACAGGCCGACAGGATACACCCGAGGCTGGCGAGGCAGCCAGCGGTGGCGACTCGCCAGACACAGAAGCGGCGGGAAGCGACGACTCGGCGACGGACGCCGCTGGCAGCCCCGCTGGCGCGCCGGGCGGCCTTGCGGCCCCCTCCGGTGGCATTGCCCGGGTCCTGTTGAAGGAGCTACAGGAAGGATACGTCACCGACGAGACGCTGTCGGCGCTCCGGACAAAGCTCGGTGCACGCGGGAGCCGCAGCCAGGAGGTCCGTATCGACCACCTCCAAAGCGAAGTCAGCGACTTTGCCGCCTATGCTGACACTCTCGAAGCGTTCATCGACCAGCACGGCACACTCGATTCAGTCGTCGAAGACCTCAACTCGGAGCTGTCGTCGCTTGATGACCGCACCCAAGCGCTCGATTCGGCTGTCGACGAACTCTCCGAGACCGTTGCGCCGCTTACCGATGTTGAAGAGGACATCGAATCACTCACATCGAACCAGAACGCCATCGAAGCGACCGTCGATGACCTCCAAGCGGACCACGAGGCCGTCGTTGACGATGTCGACGCCGTTGAGACGGCACAATCGGAGTTGTCGGAGACAGTCGAGTCGGTGGCTTCGGAGCAGTCAGAGCTGTCGGAGACAGTTGATTCAGTAGCTTCGGAGCAATCGGAGTTGTCGGAGACGGTAGAATCAGTAGCTTCGGAGCAATCAGAGCTGTCAGAGACGGTAGAGTCAGTAGCTACGGAGCAATCGGAGTTGTCGGAGACGGTAGAGTCAGTAGCTACGGAGCAATCGGAGTTGTCGGCGACAGTCGAATCCCTCGAAGCCGGACAGTCCGCACTTGATGCGACCGTTGAATCGATAGACGAAGAGCAATCGGCGCTGGCATCGGAGGTGAACGCGGTCAGCGACGAGCAGTCGGAACTGACGGCCGAACTAACCTCCGTCAAGGACGGCCAATCGGAACTGGCGTCGGAAATCGAATCGGTCAGGGACAGCTACATGGACCTCGAATCGACTATCGGCACGGACCTCGAAGAGATACGCGCCGTCCAGTCGGACCTTGAGGCCAACATCGACGCTGTTGCCGACACGCAGACTGACCTCGAGTCGAAGTTCGACCGACTCGAAGGCGAACTCGAAGAGATACACGACCGGCTCGACGAACTCGAATCGTTCAAAGAACAGCTGTCGGGGGCGTTCCAGGGCGGCGACACCTGA
- a CDS encoding tryptophan--tRNA ligase, producing the protein MTDDDPHTEPVAPARTDGGTKGADDVTLDPWGSSTVADYRKLFEEFGIETFDALLADVPNPHYLMRRGVIFGHRDYEPVAEAMANDEPFAALSGFMPTGDPHIGHKLVFDELIWHQQQGGDVYALIADLEANSARGMSWTEIDEHAESYLLSLLALGFDPDEGELYRQSENDELQELAFELGAKANFSEFQGIYGFDGETSVSHMQSVVTQMADILYPQLDEPKPTVIPVGPDQDPHVRLARDLASRMRYFKVTKAYASFELEDAERDLVARAYEALADNEDDVRCSDAAAWLESEAPDDPALESAVAKLDAGGKEPLRPRVRFFDRNATADAFEALIEAIDGEKRVYEGHIDSFELDREAAAELAREVELDHGGYGFRPPSSIYHRFMTGLTGGKMSSSDPASHISLLDDPEDGYDKVKAAATGGRETAEKQRELGGEPDGCPVYELYAYLLAGDDDGLATEVYDECIGGDRLCGGCKEQAAELMAEFLDDHQEKREEARELLADLDIELESSRR; encoded by the coding sequence ATGACGGACGACGACCCCCACACGGAGCCGGTCGCGCCCGCCCGGACCGACGGCGGGACGAAGGGAGCCGACGACGTTACCCTCGACCCGTGGGGCTCGTCGACGGTCGCCGACTACCGGAAGCTCTTCGAGGAGTTCGGCATCGAGACGTTCGATGCGCTTCTTGCGGACGTACCGAACCCCCACTACCTGATGCGCCGCGGCGTCATCTTTGGCCACCGCGACTACGAGCCGGTCGCCGAGGCGATGGCCAACGACGAGCCGTTCGCGGCGCTTTCGGGCTTCATGCCGACCGGCGACCCACACATCGGCCACAAGCTCGTTTTCGACGAACTCATCTGGCACCAACAGCAGGGCGGCGACGTTTACGCCCTCATTGCCGACCTCGAAGCCAACTCCGCACGCGGGATGTCGTGGACGGAAATCGACGAGCACGCCGAGAGCTACCTGCTTTCGCTTTTGGCGCTCGGCTTCGACCCCGATGAGGGCGAACTCTACCGGCAAAGCGAAAACGACGAACTGCAGGAGCTGGCCTTTGAGCTCGGCGCAAAGGCCAACTTCTCGGAGTTTCAGGGCATCTACGGCTTCGACGGCGAAACGTCGGTCTCGCACATGCAGTCGGTCGTCACCCAGATGGCGGATATCCTCTATCCGCAACTCGACGAGCCGAAGCCGACGGTCATCCCCGTTGGCCCCGACCAAGACCCCCACGTCCGACTTGCGCGGGACCTCGCCTCGCGGATGCGGTATTTCAAGGTGACCAAGGCCTACGCGAGCTTCGAGCTGGAAGACGCCGAACGCGACCTCGTCGCCCGCGCCTACGAGGCGCTGGCCGACAACGAAGACGACGTACGGTGTTCGGACGCCGCCGCATGGTTGGAGTCGGAAGCCCCGGACGACCCGGCGCTGGAGAGTGCGGTCGCAAAGCTCGACGCCGGCGGCAAAGAGCCGCTACGCCCACGTGTTCGCTTCTTCGACCGAAACGCGACCGCGGACGCCTTTGAAGCGCTCATCGAAGCCATCGACGGCGAAAAACGGGTCTACGAAGGCCACATCGACAGCTTCGAGCTCGACCGCGAAGCCGCGGCGGAGCTGGCCCGCGAGGTCGAACTCGACCACGGTGGCTACGGCTTCCGGCCGCCGTCGTCGATATACCACCGGTTTATGACCGGGCTTACCGGTGGCAAGATGTCGTCGTCGGACCCCGCCAGCCACATCAGCCTGCTCGACGACCCGGAAGACGGCTACGACAAGGTCAAGGCCGCGGCGACCGGCGGCCGCGAAACCGCCGAAAAGCAGCGTGAACTGGGCGGCGAGCCCGACGGCTGCCCCGTCTATGAGCTATACGCCTATCTGCTCGCCGGCGACGACGACGGCCTCGCGACCGAGGTCTACGACGAGTGCATCGGCGGCGACCGCCTCTGTGGTGGCTGCAAGGAGCAGGCCGCCGAACTGATGGCCGAGTTCCTCGACGACCACCAAGAGAAACGCGAGGAGGCACGGGAACTGCTGGCGGACCTCGATATCGAACTGGAGAGCAGCCGCCGCTGA
- the endA gene encoding tRNA-intron lyase: MEGHLSDGLVEVGPNGRERYYDSSGYGRPDGAGVRLAPVEAAYLLARGDLDAVDGMGLEAFLADTPDLVVPFLVYRDLRERGFYVSPALEGWVADHAGIDFVVHPRGDGPWDGTVAYRVRVVDERGSVRLDSLGDVVLAVVDEESELTYLETDRPAVDGTSGLEADLTADGVLLEDRVLCWDAPPALYEQGFYGQRMDREDGPLQLSLLEAAHLAATGVLSVAGGAAAVEARGRDAEGERFDRRLTVYRTLRERGVVPKTGFKFGADFRTYADVDSVSELGHSELLVRVLPADATLSPRDVALDVRLAHGVRKRMVFALVDDGDEIRWVSVSRLTP; this comes from the coding sequence ATGGAAGGCCACCTGTCCGACGGGCTCGTCGAGGTCGGTCCGAACGGCCGCGAACGTTACTATGACTCCAGCGGCTACGGCCGCCCCGACGGGGCGGGCGTCCGACTCGCGCCCGTCGAGGCCGCCTACCTGCTCGCCCGCGGCGACCTCGATGCGGTCGACGGGATGGGGCTGGAGGCGTTTCTGGCCGACACCCCCGACCTTGTGGTCCCGTTTCTGGTTTACCGGGACCTCCGAGAGCGTGGCTTCTACGTCTCACCGGCGCTGGAGGGCTGGGTTGCGGACCACGCGGGCATCGACTTCGTCGTCCACCCGCGCGGTGATGGCCCGTGGGACGGAACGGTCGCCTACCGGGTCCGGGTCGTCGACGAGCGTGGCTCCGTCCGGCTCGACTCGCTCGGCGATGTGGTCCTCGCCGTTGTCGACGAAGAAAGCGAACTGACGTATCTCGAAACCGACCGCCCGGCGGTCGACGGCACGAGCGGCCTTGAGGCGGACCTGACCGCAGACGGCGTGTTGCTCGAAGACCGGGTGCTCTGCTGGGATGCGCCACCGGCGCTCTACGAGCAGGGCTTCTATGGCCAGCGAATGGACCGCGAGGACGGCCCGCTCCAACTGTCGCTGCTCGAAGCCGCCCATCTCGCGGCGACGGGCGTCCTCTCCGTTGCGGGCGGCGCTGCGGCTGTCGAGGCCCGCGGACGCGACGCCGAGGGCGAACGGTTCGACCGACGGCTAACCGTCTATCGGACGCTCCGGGAGCGCGGCGTCGTCCCCAAGACGGGGTTCAAATTCGGGGCCGACTTCCGGACGTACGCCGATGTCGACAGCGTCTCGGAGCTGGGCCACTCCGAGCTGCTGGTTCGGGTGCTCCCGGCCGACGCCACCCTGTCGCCGCGGGACGTGGCGCTCGATGTGCGGCTGGCCCACGGCGTCCGCAAGCGGATGGTGTTCGCGCTCGTCGACGACGGGGACGAGATTCGGTGGGTGTCGGTCTCCCGGCTGACCCCATAG
- a CDS encoding endonuclease NucS domain-containing protein — MPIRTITGDCLVRFEGPRDRTVRGTVLAVVKPDNTVLVHDIDGYQPAAWLTRASELSLTRDPLWLVAVDGDETLRIEAVGDVTVTEHEATVAGTPVGNCRCGGDLVRSGGGVSCLDCGERFGLPSGATTTGDDCSCGLPTVRVDRGEPFELCLDPDCGSLLEAVRAAFEGEWACPECGSDLDIIRRGGLLAGCEQYPDCETAFSIPDGVVDGRCGCGLPVFETATGRRCLDTDCSVGRDR; from the coding sequence ATGCCGATACGCACCATCACCGGGGATTGTCTCGTCCGCTTCGAGGGACCGCGGGACCGCACTGTCCGTGGCACCGTACTCGCGGTCGTCAAGCCCGACAACACCGTTCTCGTCCACGATATTGATGGCTATCAGCCGGCCGCGTGGCTCACCCGCGCATCGGAGCTATCGCTGACCCGTGACCCGCTGTGGCTCGTCGCTGTCGATGGCGACGAAACGCTCCGTATCGAGGCCGTCGGCGACGTGACCGTCACCGAACACGAGGCGACCGTTGCCGGCACGCCCGTCGGGAACTGCCGCTGTGGCGGCGACCTCGTCCGCTCCGGCGGCGGAGTCTCCTGTCTCGACTGTGGCGAGCGGTTCGGCCTGCCGAGCGGTGCGACAACGACCGGCGACGACTGTTCGTGTGGGCTGCCGACCGTCCGCGTCGACCGCGGCGAGCCGTTCGAGTTGTGTCTCGACCCCGACTGTGGCTCACTATTGGAGGCGGTGCGGGCGGCCTTCGAAGGCGAGTGGGCCTGTCCGGAGTGTGGCAGCGACCTCGACATCATCCGCCGCGGCGGACTGCTCGCCGGCTGTGAGCAGTATCCGGACTGTGAGACGGCCTTCTCGATACCCGACGGTGTCGTCGACGGCCGCTGTGGTTGCGGGCTGCCGGTCTTCGAGACGGCAACCGGGCGTCGCTGTCTCGACACCGACTGTTCGGTGGGGCGCGACCGCTGA
- a CDS encoding alanine dehydrogenase, with amino-acid sequence METLLLDPDDVDAAADMAEVIVAVEEAFAAYERGDVQMPAKSYIDLPEYNGDFRSMPAYMEADDWDAAGIKWVNVHTDNPDEYDLPTVMGTMVYSDPRNAFPLSIMDGTTLTRKRTGAAAAVATDHLAIEDANSLGIVGAGVQSYTQLEAISVVRDIDEVVVADKRDEAVEAFIDHFGDEFDVRRGSIAEAASCDVLSTVTPVRSPIVSADDLADHTHINAMGADAPDKNELEQDVVTDARIVIDDHEQCTHSGEINVPWSEGVLDDADISAELGEIVVGDEPRRRDSDGVTVFDSTGLAIQDVAAARAVYERATADGAGTSFGLVDTKLR; translated from the coding sequence ATGGAGACGCTACTGCTGGACCCCGACGATGTCGACGCGGCCGCCGATATGGCCGAAGTCATCGTCGCCGTCGAGGAGGCCTTCGCGGCCTACGAACGCGGTGACGTACAGATGCCGGCCAAGTCCTACATCGACCTACCGGAGTACAACGGTGATTTCCGGTCGATGCCGGCGTACATGGAAGCCGACGACTGGGACGCCGCCGGCATCAAGTGGGTCAACGTCCACACCGACAACCCCGATGAGTACGACCTGCCGACAGTGATGGGGACGATGGTGTATTCGGACCCGAGAAACGCTTTCCCGCTGTCGATTATGGACGGGACGACGCTGACCCGGAAGCGGACGGGCGCGGCAGCAGCTGTCGCAACGGACCATCTCGCCATCGAGGACGCCAACTCGCTTGGCATCGTCGGGGCGGGCGTCCAGTCGTACACGCAACTGGAGGCCATCAGTGTTGTCCGAGACATCGACGAGGTCGTCGTCGCCGACAAGCGGGACGAGGCCGTCGAGGCGTTCATCGACCACTTCGGAGACGAGTTCGATGTCCGTCGTGGCTCCATCGCCGAGGCTGCGTCGTGTGACGTGCTCTCTACCGTTACGCCGGTTCGGTCACCAATCGTAAGCGCCGACGACCTCGCCGACCACACCCACATCAACGCCATGGGTGCCGACGCACCCGACAAGAACGAACTGGAGCAGGACGTCGTGACCGACGCCCGAATCGTCATCGACGACCACGAGCAGTGTACGCACTCCGGGGAAATCAACGTCCCATGGAGCGAGGGCGTTCTCGACGACGCGGATATCAGTGCTGAACTCGGCGAAATCGTCGTCGGCGACGAGCCGAGGCGGCGCGACAGCGATGGCGTTACCGTCTTCGACTCGACCGGGCTCGCCATTCAGGACGTCGCTGCCGCACGCGCGGTCTACGAGCGGGCTACTGCTGATGGTGCCGGCACGAGCTTCGGGCTAGTTGATACGAAGCTCCGATAG
- a CDS encoding DUF7535 family protein yields the protein MADETQQNEGVLGALRRPASNGELRNPKIAAAAVLLLVLLPLIPFFVVVWRISKTLRGVRKRVSWE from the coding sequence ATGGCCGACGAAACACAGCAAAACGAGGGCGTACTGGGGGCGCTTCGACGGCCGGCGTCGAACGGCGAGCTTCGGAACCCGAAAATCGCGGCAGCGGCAGTGCTGTTGCTCGTACTCCTGCCGCTGATTCCGTTCTTCGTCGTCGTCTGGCGGATTTCCAAAACGCTCCGGGGCGTCAGAAAGCGCGTCTCCTGGGAGTAG